The proteins below are encoded in one region of Sporosarcina sp. FSL K6-1508:
- the ileS gene encoding isoleucine--tRNA ligase — protein MKKEKETVQQREQRIQQQWRQRRIFEQSIEMREGNPSFVFYEGPPTANGLPHVGHALGRAIKDVVARYKTMTGHQVIRKAGWDTHGLPVELGVEKQLGISGKSDIENYGVEAFIEKCKESVFIYEKQWREFTEQLGYWVDMEDPYVTLNNSYIESVWNILGTIHDKGLLNKGHRVSPYCPSCQTSLSSHEVAQGYKIVKDLTVTAKFKIRDRANEYFLGWTTTPWTLPANVALAVHPTMNYVRAKQGDEVFIVAESLVATVLKQDYEILTVHQGAEFKDISYNPPFDFVNVAIGHKVVTADYVTGDSGTGIVHIAPAYGEDDYKLIQENGFSFVNVVNEKGLYTADVPAFQGRFVRDCDVDIIRYLAEKDLLFSKEKFEHNYPHCWRCDSPLLYYANENWFIKTTALKEQFIQNNESVTWHPEHIKQGRFGNFLEQMVDWNISRKRYWGTPLNVWQCNECDHECAPKSIEELKRLSIHPLKEELDLHKPYVDKIKLCCSNCDGEMSRTPEVIDVWFDSGSMPFAQYHYPFENKDLFEKQFPADVVIEGIDQTRGWFYSLLAVSTLFTGKSPYKRVLSLGHILDENGQKMSKSKGNALDPVELIQKYGADSLRWALLVDSAPWNSKRFSERIVQEAKSKLVDTLDNIHSFYALYAKLDDYDSKIEHTVKKSKLDDWILSRLHSTIKVVSANLEEYHFTNAAREIAKLVEEVSNWYVRRSRERFWASDMSPDKAAAYQTLYEVLTTTSRLLAPLTPFIAEDVYFNLTDESVHLSDYPIYDESMINTQLEIEMDAVLQVVELGRSIRNTTAMKVKQPLASISVLSATTTINLKAYEDIIMDELNVKQFHEISDEGQFASIKLKLDFKKAGAKFGKQSNIVNTWLQQLTNEESMALTKLGYGEMVTSSGELERVTLEDVLIEKVAKEGYSSTTNGEYTVTLDVVLTKELIQEGMARELIRAIQEYRKKLDLPINMHVDITVYTGAELQAVIEKFEFLLQENVLMRNLFMKERVIEGAEIKIGEHVALIQLMPIMEV, from the coding sequence ATGAAAAAGGAAAAAGAAACGGTACAGCAACGTGAGCAACGCATTCAACAACAATGGAGACAACGTCGGATTTTTGAGCAGTCCATCGAAATGAGGGAAGGCAATCCATCGTTTGTATTTTACGAAGGACCGCCTACGGCAAATGGCTTACCGCATGTCGGTCATGCGTTAGGACGTGCCATTAAAGATGTTGTTGCACGGTATAAAACCATGACCGGCCATCAGGTCATTCGAAAAGCTGGGTGGGATACGCACGGATTACCTGTTGAATTAGGAGTCGAAAAACAACTAGGTATTTCAGGTAAGAGTGACATTGAGAATTATGGTGTTGAAGCTTTTATTGAAAAATGTAAAGAAAGTGTTTTTATATATGAAAAACAATGGCGTGAGTTTACTGAACAACTTGGCTATTGGGTAGACATGGAGGATCCTTATGTTACGTTAAACAATTCCTATATTGAAAGCGTATGGAATATCCTTGGAACCATTCATGATAAAGGTTTACTGAATAAAGGGCATAGGGTGTCTCCATACTGCCCGAGCTGCCAAACTTCACTCAGTTCACATGAAGTGGCACAAGGATACAAAATTGTAAAGGATTTAACGGTAACAGCTAAGTTTAAGATTCGAGATCGTGCAAATGAATACTTTCTTGGATGGACGACAACGCCTTGGACATTACCTGCCAATGTTGCCTTAGCTGTACACCCAACTATGAACTACGTTCGTGCAAAACAAGGTGATGAGGTCTTCATAGTAGCAGAATCATTAGTTGCAACAGTTTTAAAGCAGGATTATGAAATTCTAACTGTACACCAAGGGGCGGAATTTAAAGATATTTCTTATAATCCCCCTTTTGATTTTGTTAATGTAGCAATCGGACATAAAGTTGTTACAGCAGATTATGTAACGGGGGACAGTGGTACTGGAATCGTTCACATTGCACCAGCGTATGGGGAAGATGATTATAAGTTGATACAAGAAAATGGCTTCTCATTTGTAAACGTTGTTAATGAAAAAGGACTTTATACTGCTGATGTTCCAGCTTTTCAGGGACGCTTTGTAAGAGACTGCGATGTAGATATCATTCGTTATCTTGCTGAGAAGGACTTATTGTTCAGTAAAGAAAAATTTGAACATAATTATCCTCATTGTTGGCGTTGTGATTCACCTCTCCTGTATTACGCAAACGAAAATTGGTTTATTAAAACAACTGCTTTAAAAGAACAGTTCATACAAAATAACGAGAGTGTGACTTGGCATCCAGAACATATCAAACAAGGTAGATTTGGAAACTTCTTAGAACAAATGGTGGATTGGAATATCAGCCGTAAACGCTATTGGGGCACACCGCTGAATGTTTGGCAATGTAACGAATGTGATCATGAATGCGCACCTAAAAGTATAGAAGAATTAAAAAGGCTTTCTATACATCCACTAAAAGAAGAGCTGGATTTGCACAAACCATATGTAGACAAAATCAAGCTTTGTTGTTCAAATTGTGATGGAGAAATGTCAAGAACACCTGAAGTAATTGATGTTTGGTTCGATAGTGGTTCCATGCCGTTTGCACAATATCATTATCCGTTCGAAAATAAGGACCTATTCGAAAAGCAATTTCCTGCTGATGTGGTCATTGAAGGGATTGATCAAACACGAGGCTGGTTTTATAGCCTACTAGCTGTATCTACCTTATTTACTGGGAAATCACCTTACAAACGTGTATTATCACTTGGACATATATTAGATGAAAATGGGCAAAAGATGTCTAAAAGTAAAGGGAACGCACTTGATCCGGTAGAATTAATTCAAAAATACGGTGCAGATTCGTTAAGATGGGCATTACTAGTAGATAGTGCACCTTGGAACTCAAAACGTTTTTCAGAACGTATTGTACAAGAAGCAAAGTCGAAACTAGTCGATACGTTGGACAATATCCATAGTTTTTACGCCCTTTATGCGAAGTTAGATGATTATGATTCTAAAATTGAACATACGGTAAAGAAAAGCAAATTAGATGATTGGATTCTATCTCGTTTGCACAGCACGATTAAGGTAGTCAGTGCTAATCTAGAGGAGTATCATTTTACAAATGCGGCCAGGGAAATCGCAAAACTAGTCGAAGAGGTCAGTAACTGGTATGTGAGACGATCCAGAGAGCGTTTTTGGGCTAGTGACATGAGTCCTGACAAGGCGGCGGCTTATCAGACGCTTTATGAGGTATTGACAACAACAAGTCGATTGCTGGCCCCTTTAACTCCATTCATTGCTGAAGATGTATATTTCAATCTAACTGACGAAAGCGTCCACCTTTCTGACTATCCGATTTATGATGAAAGCATGATCAATACACAATTAGAAATAGAAATGGATGCAGTCCTCCAAGTAGTCGAATTAGGCAGAAGCATTCGGAATACGACTGCAATGAAAGTAAAACAGCCGTTAGCGAGTATTTCCGTGCTAAGCGCTACAACAACTATTAATTTGAAAGCATACGAAGACATTATCATGGATGAATTAAATGTAAAACAATTCCACGAGATTAGTGATGAAGGCCAGTTCGCCTCTATAAAACTAAAATTGGACTTTAAAAAAGCAGGTGCTAAGTTCGGTAAACAATCAAATATCGTGAATACATGGCTTCAGCAATTAACGAATGAAGAATCTATGGCGTTAACGAAGTTAGGATACGGAGAAATGGTTACATCTTCTGGTGAATTAGAAAGAGTAACTCTGGAAGATGTGTTAATCGAAAAAGTTGCTAAAGAAGGATACTCATCAACAACAAATGGGGAGTACACGGTTACATTAGATGTTGTGCTAACAAAAGAACTTATACAAGAAGGAATGGCCCGTGAACTTATCCGCGCAATACAAGAATATAGAAAAAAATTAGATTTACCAATCAACATGCATGTTGATATTACGGTATATACAGGTGCTGAGCTACAAGCCGTTATTGAAAAGTTTGAGTTTTTACTACAGGAAAATGTATTGATGCGCAATTTATTTATGAAAGAACGTGTTATAGAAGGAGCAGAAATTAAAATAGGGGAGCATGTAGCATTAATTCAGCTAATGCCAATAATGGAAGTCTAA
- a CDS encoding DUF3221 domain-containing protein, with amino-acid sequence MKNYLLLLLICFLALVGCNAKEKAVAERLEIKGIIIGIDIEGNRILVDDPDTGFIWLALPAHDDIKKYEEGLEVKVWIDGGIDTSSPAYAKAFMIKLLEEQFILHKFDFKNNEFPPYPYGFVEIDETSYEMATGGFKWTTGNQTVQTDTASPAQIAENFNAIVVDANSKLNMDIEQSPNVSVYLWDYERKKMMLEGNELTVPATSGHYIYEVVAKWSNGEVSYIFVVDVNE; translated from the coding sequence ATGAAGAACTATCTACTCTTACTATTGATCTGCTTTTTGGCACTAGTCGGTTGTAATGCAAAGGAAAAGGCAGTTGCAGAACGGCTTGAGATAAAAGGAATAATTATCGGGATTGATATTGAAGGAAATCGTATTTTGGTGGATGATCCAGATACAGGCTTCATTTGGCTGGCATTGCCTGCTCATGATGATATCAAAAAGTATGAAGAAGGTCTGGAGGTTAAGGTTTGGATAGATGGAGGAATTGACACTTCATCGCCTGCATATGCCAAAGCATTCATGATTAAACTTTTAGAAGAGCAATTTATATTACATAAATTTGATTTTAAAAATAATGAATTTCCACCTTATCCCTATGGATTTGTTGAGATTGATGAAACCAGTTATGAAATGGCAACGGGGGGCTTCAAATGGACAACAGGAAACCAAACTGTTCAAACAGATACTGCTTCTCCAGCGCAAATCGCTGAAAACTTCAATGCAATTGTTGTGGATGCGAATAGTAAATTAAATATGGACATAGAACAAAGCCCTAATGTAAGCGTCTATTTATGGGATTATGAAAGAAAAAAGATGATGTTAGAAGGGAATGAACTTACAGTTCCAGCAACGAGCGGCCACTATATATATGAAGTAGTCGCAAAATGGTCCAACGGTGAAGTCTCGTACATATTTGTTGTAGATGTTAACGAATGA
- a CDS encoding GNAT family N-acetyltransferase, with translation MFTYEIDEKTKLKMLNLHDAEQLFRLTDQSRESLREWLPFIDQTKSSADTAAFITATMKQFGDHNGFQAGIWYEGKIAGVIGFHKIDWNNKSTSLGYWLGKGFEGSGLMTQSVKAFVNHAIVELGLNRVEIRAAVENKKSRAIPERLDFTEEGRIRQAEWLYDHYVDHIVYAMLAEDWKKK, from the coding sequence ATGTTTACTTATGAAATTGATGAAAAGACAAAGTTAAAAATGCTAAATCTACATGATGCAGAACAATTATTTAGGCTGACCGATCAGTCAAGAGAAAGTTTAAGAGAGTGGCTGCCATTCATTGATCAAACTAAATCCTCGGCGGATACAGCGGCATTTATAACAGCAACAATGAAACAATTTGGTGATCATAATGGATTTCAGGCAGGCATTTGGTATGAAGGAAAGATTGCAGGTGTCATCGGGTTTCACAAAATTGATTGGAACAATAAATCGACAAGTTTAGGGTACTGGTTAGGTAAAGGCTTTGAAGGCTCGGGATTAATGACTCAATCGGTTAAGGCTTTTGTGAACCATGCGATTGTTGAGCTAGGTTTAAACCGTGTGGAAATACGTGCGGCTGTAGAAAACAAGAAGAGTAGGGCGATTCCGGAGAGATTGGATTTCACAGAAGAAGGGCGTATTCGCCAAGCTGAATGGCTTTATGATCATTACGTGGATCATATTGTATATGCCATGCTTGCTGAGGATTGGAAAAAGAAGTGA
- a CDS encoding helix-turn-helix domain-containing protein, producing MNEWYTRQEVADLLGISKATVYHYAKQKKIIKIEDPYRLIREARYEKKEVDALAEERKRHQPTGLRPSELAKQLGVTTQRIYALIRETELPVDELPVGDERTIYSIPDETAAWIQHEIERTASSRGTRVEFYDAKLDVALYQCFRTQQGQDLRVLRNEHQEWGFYLQSRTWIPFIDGMHVYQYKAAYSIHQPNRRVRGYTDFLLPKDLHESFEFLDFVYQVWGIENIRLREQETHMALSIKSGDVGLSISVPETLTENIIKTFLELGDIVMEEGKWTLISGYRRTTFDLPNNLLDTLQGLSNEKDISMSEYVEKAIQEKFRRDEQAE from the coding sequence TTGAACGAGTGGTACACCAGACAAGAGGTAGCAGATCTACTTGGCATTTCGAAGGCTACTGTCTATCATTATGCAAAACAAAAGAAAATCATTAAAATAGAAGATCCATATCGTTTAATACGTGAAGCTAGGTATGAAAAAAAGGAAGTGGATGCACTTGCAGAGGAAAGAAAACGACATCAACCAACAGGGTTGAGGCCTTCCGAACTTGCGAAGCAATTGGGTGTGACAACGCAACGTATCTATGCCTTAATTCGTGAGACCGAGCTGCCTGTGGACGAATTGCCCGTTGGAGATGAACGTACAATCTATTCCATTCCAGATGAAACCGCGGCATGGATCCAACATGAAATTGAACGGACTGCCTCTTCGCGGGGTACTCGGGTTGAATTTTATGACGCGAAACTCGACGTTGCACTTTATCAGTGTTTTCGTACGCAGCAGGGACAAGATCTACGAGTGCTGCGTAACGAGCATCAGGAATGGGGGTTCTATTTGCAATCACGGACCTGGATTCCATTCATCGATGGCATGCACGTCTATCAATATAAGGCTGCGTATTCAATTCATCAACCAAATAGAAGAGTACGCGGGTATACGGACTTCTTACTACCGAAAGATTTACATGAGTCATTTGAGTTCCTGGATTTCGTCTACCAAGTGTGGGGGATTGAAAACATCCGCTTACGTGAGCAGGAGACACACATGGCTCTGTCGATAAAAAGTGGTGATGTTGGATTGTCTATATCAGTTCCGGAAACACTTACAGAGAACATTATCAAGACGTTTTTAGAACTAGGAGATATTGTGATGGAAGAAGGTAAGTGGACGCTGATAAGTGGTTACAGACGCACAACATTTGATTTGCCAAATAACCTACTGGATACATTACAGGGTCTCTCTAATGAAAAGGACATATCAATGAGTGAATATGTAGAAAAGGCAATACAGGAGAAATTTAGAAGAGATGAGCAAGCGGAATGA